In Mycobacteriales bacterium, the sequence CCACTGGCCAACCCGGCACCGGCCAACCCGGCACCGGCCAACCCCGCACCGGCCAACCCCGCACCGGCCAACCCCGCCAACAACCCACCCGCCAGCCGCCGGCCGAAGGTTCCGGCCCGGCCAGCAGCGACCACGACGCCCCACCCCCGAACCCCCACCCCAGTTCGAAGTAGCACACAACCCGGCGTACGAACCGGACACCCGGCGACGTACGCGACATTTTGCGGGCACTTGTGTGCTACTTCGTACGGGGCCGGGCCGGGCCGGGCGGGGCGGGTCAGACCGGCTCGACGCGGAACTGGCTGATCGCGGCGCGCAGCTCGGCGGCGAGGTTGTTGAGCTGGGCGGCGGCAGCGGCGGACTGCTTGGAGCCGATGGCGTACTGCCGCGAGACGTCCGAGACCTGGGTCATCGCGGCGACGACCTGGTCCGAGGCCGACCGTTGCTGCTGGGTCGCCACCGAGATCTCCTTGGCGGCCGTCGTCGTCTCGTCCACCATCGCCGAGATCCGTTCGAGGGCGTCGACGACGCCGCGCGCCAGCTCGGAGCCGGTACGTACCTCCTTGGAGCCCTCCTCGCTGGCGAGGATCGTGGCCGAGGTCTCCGACTGGATCTCCGCCACGATCGCCGAGATCTG encodes:
- a CDS encoding methyl-accepting chemotaxis protein, whose product is QISAIVAEIQSETSATILASEEGSKEVRTGSELARGVVDALERISAMVDETTTAAKEISVATQQQRSASDQVVAAMTQVSDVSRQYAIGSKQSAAAAAQLNNLAAELRAAISQFRVEPV